In a single window of the Salvelinus alpinus chromosome 15, SLU_Salpinus.1, whole genome shotgun sequence genome:
- the LOC139539879 gene encoding breast cancer anti-estrogen resistance protein 1-like isoform X4 yields MFVCLQGTQVENVLAKALYDNVAESPDELSFRKGDIMTVLERDTQGLDGWWLCSLHGRQGIVPGNRLKILVGMYDKAGQQQSPLPHASQPGPAQSPSQLAFPPQSAYCKPSPSSQYTAMHPAFSNPGPVPALPDSIYMMPPNHGKPSPSSLYQIPMGPQAPPKAPMLSQKQFHAPVQDIYQVPPSAGGPGPGQDIYQVPPSIEKRSWDSSKPLGKVVVPTRVGQVYVYNTGKSEQDEYDVPPRHLPPSQQSQDIYDVPPTHSQYNQQVYDTPPMVVKGPPSGQDIYDTPPSVDKSQLFSQQTVYDFPPSVSKDVPDAPIREETYDVPPHFAKLKSLESHSQGYLIPGGPEPPIPEDVYDVPPPPLTGKRHPDAHHAPLGQEIYDIPASLRKGGPHNPQDVYDFPRERPAGEDSIYDVPPQVVRDAGATEELTVSFKRLSASSTGSTRSNLSTSSLDMVPVRESAVPSQAGPGKLLILDLEQAMERLSHLQQEVEGSVSLLMSFISGNWRSPTQMEANLPAIRQAVDRMRVAVRDLLEFARGAVANSAQATDRTLQAKLGKQVQKMEEAFQGLVKYSQALDAVGWAPSAQMAPLAGSGGDDLDRLVMCARGVPDDTKQLASFLHGNASLLFKRTNKQQQLPLPPVPHTADLMGQMTNNNISAYQTGDGRANIQSRPLPSPPKFTAEEETHDRPYETTEEGWMEDYDYVHLQLKQFERLEQEVSQPINNDISGWTPPPHYPAAQRSKLSMGDRQLLLFYSEQCEANVTTLTNAIDAFYSSINNNQPPKIFVAHSKFVILSAHKLVFIGDTLSRQAKSPEVRAHVAQHSNALCDKLKDIVVSTKTAALQYPSPGAARDMTERVRELAGCTQQFRMALGQLVAM; encoded by the exons AACGTTCTAGCCAAGGCCCTGTATGACAATGTGGCTGAGTCTCCAGACGAGCTGTCCTTCCGGAAAGGTGACATCATGACGGTACTAGAGCGGGACACCCAGGGTCTGGATGGCTGGTGGCTCTGCTCTCTGCATGGACGCCAGGGCATCGTCCCTGGCAACCGCCTCAAGATCCTGGTGGGCATGTACGACAAGGCTGGGCAGCAGCAGTCTCCACTCCCCCATGCCTCCCAACCTGGCCCTGCCCAGAGCCCGAGCCAGCTGGCCTTCCCCCCGCAGAGTGCCTACTGCaagccctccccctcctcccagtACACAGCCATGCACCCTGCCTTCTCCAACCCTGGGCCTGTCCCCGCCCTACCTGACAGCATCTACATGATGCCCCCCAACCATGGCAAGCCTTCCCCTTCAAGCCTGTACCAGATACCCATGGGCCCGCAAGCCCCACCCAAGGCCCCCATGCTCTCCCAGAAGCAGTTCCACGCTCCTGTTCAGGACATCTATCAGGTGCCTCCCTCAGCAGGAGGGCCTGGTCCTGGGCAGGATATCTACCAGGTTCCCCCCTCCATAGAGAAGAGGAGCTGGGACTCCTCCAAACCTCTAGGAAAG gtgGTGGTGCCAACGCGGGTGGGTCAGGTATATGTGTATAACACAGGGAAGTCAGAGCAGGATGAGTATGACGTCCCCCCCAGACACCTGCCTCCATCCCAGCAGTCCCAGGACATCTATGATGTTCCCCCGACCCACAGCCAATACAACCAGCAG GTGTATGACACGCCACCCATGGTGGTGAAAGGCCCCCCCAGTGGCCAAGACATCTATGACACGCCCCCCAGTGTGGACAAGAGCCAGCTGTTCTCCCAGCAAACG gTGTACGACTTCCCCCCCTCCGTCAGTAAGGATGTTCCAGACGCTCCTATCAGGGAGGAGACCTATGATGTTCCCCCCCACTTTGCCAAGCTGAAGAGTCTGGAGAGCCACAGCCAGGGCTATCTGATCCCCGGGGGGCCTGAGCCCCCCATCCCTGAAGACGTGTACGacgtccctccccctcccctcactGGCAAGCGCCACCCAGACGCCCACCACGCCCCCCTGGGCCAGGAGATCTACGACATCCCTGCCAGTCTGAGGAAGGGCGGACCCCACAACCCCCAGGATGTGTACGATTTCCCACGCGAGCGGCCTGCAGGCGAGGACTCTATCTATGACGTCCCCCCACAGGTGGTGAGAGACGCGGGTGCCACAGAGGAGCTGACGGTCAGCTTCAAACGACTGTCTGCCTCCAGCACGGGCAGCACCCGCAGCAACCTGTCCACCTCCTCTCTGGACATGGTGCCAGTCAGGGAGTCGGCGGTGCCCAGCCAGGCCGGCCCGGGGAAGCTGTTGATCCTAGACCTGGAGCAGGCCATGGAGCGCCTCTCCCACCTACAGCAGGAGGTGGAGGGCTCCGTCTCCCTCCTCATGTCCTTCATTAGTGGGAACTGGCGCAGCCCCACCCAGATGGAGGCCAACCTGCCAGCCATCAGGCAGGCGGTGGACAGGATGAGGGTGGCCGTCAGGGACCTGCTGGAGTTTGCACGGGGGGCTGTGGCCAACTCTGCCCAGGCCACTGACCGCACGCTGCAGGCCAAGCTGGGCAAGCAGGTGCAGAAGATGGAGGAAGCCTTCCAGGGCCTGGTCAAGTACAGCCAGGCTCTGGATGCTGTGGGCTGGGCCCCCTCTGCTCAAATGGCACCCTTAGCAGGCAGTGGTGGGGATGACCTGGACCGGCTGGTCATGTGTGCCCGGGGCGTGCCCGACGACACTAAACAGCTGGCCTCCTTTCTCCATGGCAACGCCTCGCTGCTCTTTAAAAGGACAAACAAGCAGCAGCAGCTTCCTCTGCCCCCCGTCCCCCACACTGCTGACCTCATGGGTCAGATGACCAACAACAACATCTCAGCTTATCAGACAGGAGACGGCAGGGCCAACATCCAGTCCCGGCCCCTGCCGTCCCCGCCCAAGTTCACGGCCGAGGAGGAGACCCATGACCGGCCGTACGAGACTACAGAGGAGGGCTGGATGGAGGACTATGACTATGTGCATTTACAG CTGAAACAGTTTGAGCGACTGGAGCAGGAAGTCAGCCAGCCAATCAACAATGACATCTCAGGCTGGACCCCGCCTCCCCACTATCCGGCGGCCCAGCGGAGCAAGCTGAGCATGGGCGACCGGCAGCTGCTGCTCTTCTACTCGGAGCAGTGTGAGGCCAACGTCACCACCCTCACCAACGCCATCGACGCCTTCTACTCCTCCATCAACAACAACCAGCCGCCCAAGATCTTCGTGGCTCACAGCAAGTTTGTCATCCTCAGCGCACACAAGCTGGTGTTCATCGGGGACACGCTCTCTCGCCAGGCCAAGTCCCCAGAGGTGCGGGCGCATGTGGCCCAGCACAGTAATGCTCTGTGTGACAAACTCAAGGACATTGTGGTGAGCACCAAGACTGCAGCGCTGCAGTACCCGTCCCCCGGTGCGGCGCGAGACATGACGGAGAGGGTGCGGGAGCTGGCCGGCTGCACACAGCAGTTCCGCATGGCTCTGGGCCAGCTGGTGGCCATGTGA
- the LOC139539879 gene encoding breast cancer anti-estrogen resistance protein 1-like isoform X3 — protein sequence MNYLNVLAKALYDNVAESPDELSFRKGDIMTVLERDTQGLDGWWLCSLHGRQGIVPGNRLKILVGMYDKAGQQQSPLPHASQPGPAQSPSQLAFPPQSAYCKPSPSSQYTAMHPAFSNPGPVPALPDSIYMMPPNHGKPSPSSLYQIPMGPQAPPKAPMLSQKQFHAPVQDIYQVPPSAGGPGPGQDIYQVPPSIEKRSWDSSKPLGKVVVPTRVGQVYVYNTGKSEQDEYDVPPRHLPPSQQSQDIYDVPPTHSQYNQQVYDTPPMVVKGPPSGQDIYDTPPSVDKSQLFSQQTVYDFPPSVSKDVPDAPIREETYDVPPHFAKLKSLESHSQGYLIPGGPEPPIPEDVYDVPPPPLTGKRHPDAHHAPLGQEIYDIPASLRKGGPHNPQDVYDFPRERPAGEDSIYDVPPQVVRDAGATEELTVSFKRLSASSTGSTRSNLSTSSLDMVPVRESAVPSQAGPGKLLILDLEQAMERLSHLQQEVEGSVSLLMSFISGNWRSPTQMEANLPAIRQAVDRMRVAVRDLLEFARGAVANSAQATDRTLQAKLGKQVQKMEEAFQGLVKYSQALDAVGWAPSAQMAPLAGSGGDDLDRLVMCARGVPDDTKQLASFLHGNASLLFKRTNKQQQLPLPPVPHTADLMGQMTNNNISAYQTGDGRANIQSRPLPSPPKFTAEEETHDRPYETTEEGWMEDYDYVHLQGKEEFEKNQRQLLEKGTRNNKTTLERQQLKQFERLEQEVSQPINNDISGWTPPPHYPAAQRSKLSMGDRQLLLFYSEQCEANVTTLTNAIDAFYSSINNNQPPKIFVAHSKFVILSAHKLVFIGDTLSRQAKSPEVRAHVAQHSNALCDKLKDIVVSTKTAALQYPSPGAARDMTERVRELAGCTQQFRMALGQLVAM from the exons AACGTTCTAGCCAAGGCCCTGTATGACAATGTGGCTGAGTCTCCAGACGAGCTGTCCTTCCGGAAAGGTGACATCATGACGGTACTAGAGCGGGACACCCAGGGTCTGGATGGCTGGTGGCTCTGCTCTCTGCATGGACGCCAGGGCATCGTCCCTGGCAACCGCCTCAAGATCCTGGTGGGCATGTACGACAAGGCTGGGCAGCAGCAGTCTCCACTCCCCCATGCCTCCCAACCTGGCCCTGCCCAGAGCCCGAGCCAGCTGGCCTTCCCCCCGCAGAGTGCCTACTGCaagccctccccctcctcccagtACACAGCCATGCACCCTGCCTTCTCCAACCCTGGGCCTGTCCCCGCCCTACCTGACAGCATCTACATGATGCCCCCCAACCATGGCAAGCCTTCCCCTTCAAGCCTGTACCAGATACCCATGGGCCCGCAAGCCCCACCCAAGGCCCCCATGCTCTCCCAGAAGCAGTTCCACGCTCCTGTTCAGGACATCTATCAGGTGCCTCCCTCAGCAGGAGGGCCTGGTCCTGGGCAGGATATCTACCAGGTTCCCCCCTCCATAGAGAAGAGGAGCTGGGACTCCTCCAAACCTCTAGGAAAG gtgGTGGTGCCAACGCGGGTGGGTCAGGTATATGTGTATAACACAGGGAAGTCAGAGCAGGATGAGTATGACGTCCCCCCCAGACACCTGCCTCCATCCCAGCAGTCCCAGGACATCTATGATGTTCCCCCGACCCACAGCCAATACAACCAGCAG GTGTATGACACGCCACCCATGGTGGTGAAAGGCCCCCCCAGTGGCCAAGACATCTATGACACGCCCCCCAGTGTGGACAAGAGCCAGCTGTTCTCCCAGCAAACG gTGTACGACTTCCCCCCCTCCGTCAGTAAGGATGTTCCAGACGCTCCTATCAGGGAGGAGACCTATGATGTTCCCCCCCACTTTGCCAAGCTGAAGAGTCTGGAGAGCCACAGCCAGGGCTATCTGATCCCCGGGGGGCCTGAGCCCCCCATCCCTGAAGACGTGTACGacgtccctccccctcccctcactGGCAAGCGCCACCCAGACGCCCACCACGCCCCCCTGGGCCAGGAGATCTACGACATCCCTGCCAGTCTGAGGAAGGGCGGACCCCACAACCCCCAGGATGTGTACGATTTCCCACGCGAGCGGCCTGCAGGCGAGGACTCTATCTATGACGTCCCCCCACAGGTGGTGAGAGACGCGGGTGCCACAGAGGAGCTGACGGTCAGCTTCAAACGACTGTCTGCCTCCAGCACGGGCAGCACCCGCAGCAACCTGTCCACCTCCTCTCTGGACATGGTGCCAGTCAGGGAGTCGGCGGTGCCCAGCCAGGCCGGCCCGGGGAAGCTGTTGATCCTAGACCTGGAGCAGGCCATGGAGCGCCTCTCCCACCTACAGCAGGAGGTGGAGGGCTCCGTCTCCCTCCTCATGTCCTTCATTAGTGGGAACTGGCGCAGCCCCACCCAGATGGAGGCCAACCTGCCAGCCATCAGGCAGGCGGTGGACAGGATGAGGGTGGCCGTCAGGGACCTGCTGGAGTTTGCACGGGGGGCTGTGGCCAACTCTGCCCAGGCCACTGACCGCACGCTGCAGGCCAAGCTGGGCAAGCAGGTGCAGAAGATGGAGGAAGCCTTCCAGGGCCTGGTCAAGTACAGCCAGGCTCTGGATGCTGTGGGCTGGGCCCCCTCTGCTCAAATGGCACCCTTAGCAGGCAGTGGTGGGGATGACCTGGACCGGCTGGTCATGTGTGCCCGGGGCGTGCCCGACGACACTAAACAGCTGGCCTCCTTTCTCCATGGCAACGCCTCGCTGCTCTTTAAAAGGACAAACAAGCAGCAGCAGCTTCCTCTGCCCCCCGTCCCCCACACTGCTGACCTCATGGGTCAGATGACCAACAACAACATCTCAGCTTATCAGACAGGAGACGGCAGGGCCAACATCCAGTCCCGGCCCCTGCCGTCCCCGCCCAAGTTCACGGCCGAGGAGGAGACCCATGACCGGCCGTACGAGACTACAGAGGAGGGCTGGATGGAGGACTATGACTATGTGCATTTACAG GGTAAGGAAGAGTTTGAGAAGAATCAGAGGCAATTATTAGAGAAAGGGACCAGAAACAACAAAACCACACTGGAACGGCAGCAG CTGAAACAGTTTGAGCGACTGGAGCAGGAAGTCAGCCAGCCAATCAACAATGACATCTCAGGCTGGACCCCGCCTCCCCACTATCCGGCGGCCCAGCGGAGCAAGCTGAGCATGGGCGACCGGCAGCTGCTGCTCTTCTACTCGGAGCAGTGTGAGGCCAACGTCACCACCCTCACCAACGCCATCGACGCCTTCTACTCCTCCATCAACAACAACCAGCCGCCCAAGATCTTCGTGGCTCACAGCAAGTTTGTCATCCTCAGCGCACACAAGCTGGTGTTCATCGGGGACACGCTCTCTCGCCAGGCCAAGTCCCCAGAGGTGCGGGCGCATGTGGCCCAGCACAGTAATGCTCTGTGTGACAAACTCAAGGACATTGTGGTGAGCACCAAGACTGCAGCGCTGCAGTACCCGTCCCCCGGTGCGGCGCGAGACATGACGGAGAGGGTGCGGGAGCTGGCCGGCTGCACACAGCAGTTCCGCATGGCTCTGGGCCAGCTGGTGGCCATGTGA
- the LOC139539879 gene encoding breast cancer anti-estrogen resistance protein 1-like isoform X1, with protein MFVCLQGTQVENVLAKALYDNVAESPDELSFRKGDIMTVLERDTQGLDGWWLCSLHGRQGIVPGNRLKILVGMYDKAGQQQSPLPHASQPGPAQSPSQLAFPPQSAYCKPSPSSQYTAMHPAFSNPGPVPALPDSIYMMPPNHGKPSPSSLYQIPMGPQAPPKAPMLSQKQFHAPVQDIYQVPPSAGGPGPGQDIYQVPPSIEKRSWDSSKPLGKVVVPTRVGQVYVYNTGKSEQDEYDVPPRHLPPSQQSQDIYDVPPTHSQYNQQVYDTPPMVVKGPPSGQDIYDTPPSVDKSQLFSQQTVYDFPPSVSKDVPDAPIREETYDVPPHFAKLKSLESHSQGYLIPGGPEPPIPEDVYDVPPPPLTGKRHPDAHHAPLGQEIYDIPASLRKGGPHNPQDVYDFPRERPAGEDSIYDVPPQVVRDAGATEELTVSFKRLSASSTGSTRSNLSTSSLDMVPVRESAVPSQAGPGKLLILDLEQAMERLSHLQQEVEGSVSLLMSFISGNWRSPTQMEANLPAIRQAVDRMRVAVRDLLEFARGAVANSAQATDRTLQAKLGKQVQKMEEAFQGLVKYSQALDAVGWAPSAQMAPLAGSGGDDLDRLVMCARGVPDDTKQLASFLHGNASLLFKRTNKQQQLPLPPVPHTADLMGQMTNNNISAYQTGDGRANIQSRPLPSPPKFTAEEETHDRPYETTEEGWMEDYDYVHLQGKEEFEKNQRQLLEKGTRNNKTTLERQQLKQFERLEQEVSQPINNDISGWTPPPHYPAAQRSKLSMGDRQLLLFYSEQCEANVTTLTNAIDAFYSSINNNQPPKIFVAHSKFVILSAHKLVFIGDTLSRQAKSPEVRAHVAQHSNALCDKLKDIVVSTKTAALQYPSPGAARDMTERVRELAGCTQQFRMALGQLVAM; from the exons AACGTTCTAGCCAAGGCCCTGTATGACAATGTGGCTGAGTCTCCAGACGAGCTGTCCTTCCGGAAAGGTGACATCATGACGGTACTAGAGCGGGACACCCAGGGTCTGGATGGCTGGTGGCTCTGCTCTCTGCATGGACGCCAGGGCATCGTCCCTGGCAACCGCCTCAAGATCCTGGTGGGCATGTACGACAAGGCTGGGCAGCAGCAGTCTCCACTCCCCCATGCCTCCCAACCTGGCCCTGCCCAGAGCCCGAGCCAGCTGGCCTTCCCCCCGCAGAGTGCCTACTGCaagccctccccctcctcccagtACACAGCCATGCACCCTGCCTTCTCCAACCCTGGGCCTGTCCCCGCCCTACCTGACAGCATCTACATGATGCCCCCCAACCATGGCAAGCCTTCCCCTTCAAGCCTGTACCAGATACCCATGGGCCCGCAAGCCCCACCCAAGGCCCCCATGCTCTCCCAGAAGCAGTTCCACGCTCCTGTTCAGGACATCTATCAGGTGCCTCCCTCAGCAGGAGGGCCTGGTCCTGGGCAGGATATCTACCAGGTTCCCCCCTCCATAGAGAAGAGGAGCTGGGACTCCTCCAAACCTCTAGGAAAG gtgGTGGTGCCAACGCGGGTGGGTCAGGTATATGTGTATAACACAGGGAAGTCAGAGCAGGATGAGTATGACGTCCCCCCCAGACACCTGCCTCCATCCCAGCAGTCCCAGGACATCTATGATGTTCCCCCGACCCACAGCCAATACAACCAGCAG GTGTATGACACGCCACCCATGGTGGTGAAAGGCCCCCCCAGTGGCCAAGACATCTATGACACGCCCCCCAGTGTGGACAAGAGCCAGCTGTTCTCCCAGCAAACG gTGTACGACTTCCCCCCCTCCGTCAGTAAGGATGTTCCAGACGCTCCTATCAGGGAGGAGACCTATGATGTTCCCCCCCACTTTGCCAAGCTGAAGAGTCTGGAGAGCCACAGCCAGGGCTATCTGATCCCCGGGGGGCCTGAGCCCCCCATCCCTGAAGACGTGTACGacgtccctccccctcccctcactGGCAAGCGCCACCCAGACGCCCACCACGCCCCCCTGGGCCAGGAGATCTACGACATCCCTGCCAGTCTGAGGAAGGGCGGACCCCACAACCCCCAGGATGTGTACGATTTCCCACGCGAGCGGCCTGCAGGCGAGGACTCTATCTATGACGTCCCCCCACAGGTGGTGAGAGACGCGGGTGCCACAGAGGAGCTGACGGTCAGCTTCAAACGACTGTCTGCCTCCAGCACGGGCAGCACCCGCAGCAACCTGTCCACCTCCTCTCTGGACATGGTGCCAGTCAGGGAGTCGGCGGTGCCCAGCCAGGCCGGCCCGGGGAAGCTGTTGATCCTAGACCTGGAGCAGGCCATGGAGCGCCTCTCCCACCTACAGCAGGAGGTGGAGGGCTCCGTCTCCCTCCTCATGTCCTTCATTAGTGGGAACTGGCGCAGCCCCACCCAGATGGAGGCCAACCTGCCAGCCATCAGGCAGGCGGTGGACAGGATGAGGGTGGCCGTCAGGGACCTGCTGGAGTTTGCACGGGGGGCTGTGGCCAACTCTGCCCAGGCCACTGACCGCACGCTGCAGGCCAAGCTGGGCAAGCAGGTGCAGAAGATGGAGGAAGCCTTCCAGGGCCTGGTCAAGTACAGCCAGGCTCTGGATGCTGTGGGCTGGGCCCCCTCTGCTCAAATGGCACCCTTAGCAGGCAGTGGTGGGGATGACCTGGACCGGCTGGTCATGTGTGCCCGGGGCGTGCCCGACGACACTAAACAGCTGGCCTCCTTTCTCCATGGCAACGCCTCGCTGCTCTTTAAAAGGACAAACAAGCAGCAGCAGCTTCCTCTGCCCCCCGTCCCCCACACTGCTGACCTCATGGGTCAGATGACCAACAACAACATCTCAGCTTATCAGACAGGAGACGGCAGGGCCAACATCCAGTCCCGGCCCCTGCCGTCCCCGCCCAAGTTCACGGCCGAGGAGGAGACCCATGACCGGCCGTACGAGACTACAGAGGAGGGCTGGATGGAGGACTATGACTATGTGCATTTACAG GGTAAGGAAGAGTTTGAGAAGAATCAGAGGCAATTATTAGAGAAAGGGACCAGAAACAACAAAACCACACTGGAACGGCAGCAG CTGAAACAGTTTGAGCGACTGGAGCAGGAAGTCAGCCAGCCAATCAACAATGACATCTCAGGCTGGACCCCGCCTCCCCACTATCCGGCGGCCCAGCGGAGCAAGCTGAGCATGGGCGACCGGCAGCTGCTGCTCTTCTACTCGGAGCAGTGTGAGGCCAACGTCACCACCCTCACCAACGCCATCGACGCCTTCTACTCCTCCATCAACAACAACCAGCCGCCCAAGATCTTCGTGGCTCACAGCAAGTTTGTCATCCTCAGCGCACACAAGCTGGTGTTCATCGGGGACACGCTCTCTCGCCAGGCCAAGTCCCCAGAGGTGCGGGCGCATGTGGCCCAGCACAGTAATGCTCTGTGTGACAAACTCAAGGACATTGTGGTGAGCACCAAGACTGCAGCGCTGCAGTACCCGTCCCCCGGTGCGGCGCGAGACATGACGGAGAGGGTGCGGGAGCTGGCCGGCTGCACACAGCAGTTCCGCATGGCTCTGGGCCAGCTGGTGGCCATGTGA
- the LOC139539879 gene encoding breast cancer anti-estrogen resistance protein 1-like isoform X2, whose product MSVPNVLAKALYDNVAESPDELSFRKGDIMTVLERDTQGLDGWWLCSLHGRQGIVPGNRLKILVGMYDKAGQQQSPLPHASQPGPAQSPSQLAFPPQSAYCKPSPSSQYTAMHPAFSNPGPVPALPDSIYMMPPNHGKPSPSSLYQIPMGPQAPPKAPMLSQKQFHAPVQDIYQVPPSAGGPGPGQDIYQVPPSIEKRSWDSSKPLGKVVVPTRVGQVYVYNTGKSEQDEYDVPPRHLPPSQQSQDIYDVPPTHSQYNQQVYDTPPMVVKGPPSGQDIYDTPPSVDKSQLFSQQTVYDFPPSVSKDVPDAPIREETYDVPPHFAKLKSLESHSQGYLIPGGPEPPIPEDVYDVPPPPLTGKRHPDAHHAPLGQEIYDIPASLRKGGPHNPQDVYDFPRERPAGEDSIYDVPPQVVRDAGATEELTVSFKRLSASSTGSTRSNLSTSSLDMVPVRESAVPSQAGPGKLLILDLEQAMERLSHLQQEVEGSVSLLMSFISGNWRSPTQMEANLPAIRQAVDRMRVAVRDLLEFARGAVANSAQATDRTLQAKLGKQVQKMEEAFQGLVKYSQALDAVGWAPSAQMAPLAGSGGDDLDRLVMCARGVPDDTKQLASFLHGNASLLFKRTNKQQQLPLPPVPHTADLMGQMTNNNISAYQTGDGRANIQSRPLPSPPKFTAEEETHDRPYETTEEGWMEDYDYVHLQGKEEFEKNQRQLLEKGTRNNKTTLERQQLKQFERLEQEVSQPINNDISGWTPPPHYPAAQRSKLSMGDRQLLLFYSEQCEANVTTLTNAIDAFYSSINNNQPPKIFVAHSKFVILSAHKLVFIGDTLSRQAKSPEVRAHVAQHSNALCDKLKDIVVSTKTAALQYPSPGAARDMTERVRELAGCTQQFRMALGQLVAM is encoded by the exons AACGTTCTAGCCAAGGCCCTGTATGACAATGTGGCTGAGTCTCCAGACGAGCTGTCCTTCCGGAAAGGTGACATCATGACGGTACTAGAGCGGGACACCCAGGGTCTGGATGGCTGGTGGCTCTGCTCTCTGCATGGACGCCAGGGCATCGTCCCTGGCAACCGCCTCAAGATCCTGGTGGGCATGTACGACAAGGCTGGGCAGCAGCAGTCTCCACTCCCCCATGCCTCCCAACCTGGCCCTGCCCAGAGCCCGAGCCAGCTGGCCTTCCCCCCGCAGAGTGCCTACTGCaagccctccccctcctcccagtACACAGCCATGCACCCTGCCTTCTCCAACCCTGGGCCTGTCCCCGCCCTACCTGACAGCATCTACATGATGCCCCCCAACCATGGCAAGCCTTCCCCTTCAAGCCTGTACCAGATACCCATGGGCCCGCAAGCCCCACCCAAGGCCCCCATGCTCTCCCAGAAGCAGTTCCACGCTCCTGTTCAGGACATCTATCAGGTGCCTCCCTCAGCAGGAGGGCCTGGTCCTGGGCAGGATATCTACCAGGTTCCCCCCTCCATAGAGAAGAGGAGCTGGGACTCCTCCAAACCTCTAGGAAAG gtgGTGGTGCCAACGCGGGTGGGTCAGGTATATGTGTATAACACAGGGAAGTCAGAGCAGGATGAGTATGACGTCCCCCCCAGACACCTGCCTCCATCCCAGCAGTCCCAGGACATCTATGATGTTCCCCCGACCCACAGCCAATACAACCAGCAG GTGTATGACACGCCACCCATGGTGGTGAAAGGCCCCCCCAGTGGCCAAGACATCTATGACACGCCCCCCAGTGTGGACAAGAGCCAGCTGTTCTCCCAGCAAACG gTGTACGACTTCCCCCCCTCCGTCAGTAAGGATGTTCCAGACGCTCCTATCAGGGAGGAGACCTATGATGTTCCCCCCCACTTTGCCAAGCTGAAGAGTCTGGAGAGCCACAGCCAGGGCTATCTGATCCCCGGGGGGCCTGAGCCCCCCATCCCTGAAGACGTGTACGacgtccctccccctcccctcactGGCAAGCGCCACCCAGACGCCCACCACGCCCCCCTGGGCCAGGAGATCTACGACATCCCTGCCAGTCTGAGGAAGGGCGGACCCCACAACCCCCAGGATGTGTACGATTTCCCACGCGAGCGGCCTGCAGGCGAGGACTCTATCTATGACGTCCCCCCACAGGTGGTGAGAGACGCGGGTGCCACAGAGGAGCTGACGGTCAGCTTCAAACGACTGTCTGCCTCCAGCACGGGCAGCACCCGCAGCAACCTGTCCACCTCCTCTCTGGACATGGTGCCAGTCAGGGAGTCGGCGGTGCCCAGCCAGGCCGGCCCGGGGAAGCTGTTGATCCTAGACCTGGAGCAGGCCATGGAGCGCCTCTCCCACCTACAGCAGGAGGTGGAGGGCTCCGTCTCCCTCCTCATGTCCTTCATTAGTGGGAACTGGCGCAGCCCCACCCAGATGGAGGCCAACCTGCCAGCCATCAGGCAGGCGGTGGACAGGATGAGGGTGGCCGTCAGGGACCTGCTGGAGTTTGCACGGGGGGCTGTGGCCAACTCTGCCCAGGCCACTGACCGCACGCTGCAGGCCAAGCTGGGCAAGCAGGTGCAGAAGATGGAGGAAGCCTTCCAGGGCCTGGTCAAGTACAGCCAGGCTCTGGATGCTGTGGGCTGGGCCCCCTCTGCTCAAATGGCACCCTTAGCAGGCAGTGGTGGGGATGACCTGGACCGGCTGGTCATGTGTGCCCGGGGCGTGCCCGACGACACTAAACAGCTGGCCTCCTTTCTCCATGGCAACGCCTCGCTGCTCTTTAAAAGGACAAACAAGCAGCAGCAGCTTCCTCTGCCCCCCGTCCCCCACACTGCTGACCTCATGGGTCAGATGACCAACAACAACATCTCAGCTTATCAGACAGGAGACGGCAGGGCCAACATCCAGTCCCGGCCCCTGCCGTCCCCGCCCAAGTTCACGGCCGAGGAGGAGACCCATGACCGGCCGTACGAGACTACAGAGGAGGGCTGGATGGAGGACTATGACTATGTGCATTTACAG GGTAAGGAAGAGTTTGAGAAGAATCAGAGGCAATTATTAGAGAAAGGGACCAGAAACAACAAAACCACACTGGAACGGCAGCAG CTGAAACAGTTTGAGCGACTGGAGCAGGAAGTCAGCCAGCCAATCAACAATGACATCTCAGGCTGGACCCCGCCTCCCCACTATCCGGCGGCCCAGCGGAGCAAGCTGAGCATGGGCGACCGGCAGCTGCTGCTCTTCTACTCGGAGCAGTGTGAGGCCAACGTCACCACCCTCACCAACGCCATCGACGCCTTCTACTCCTCCATCAACAACAACCAGCCGCCCAAGATCTTCGTGGCTCACAGCAAGTTTGTCATCCTCAGCGCACACAAGCTGGTGTTCATCGGGGACACGCTCTCTCGCCAGGCCAAGTCCCCAGAGGTGCGGGCGCATGTGGCCCAGCACAGTAATGCTCTGTGTGACAAACTCAAGGACATTGTGGTGAGCACCAAGACTGCAGCGCTGCAGTACCCGTCCCCCGGTGCGGCGCGAGACATGACGGAGAGGGTGCGGGAGCTGGCCGGCTGCACACAGCAGTTCCGCATGGCTCTGGGCCAGCTGGTGGCCATGTGA